The proteins below come from a single Rickettsia typhi str. Wilmington genomic window:
- a CDS encoding acetyl-CoA C-acetyltransferase translates to MTQQVYITHAKRTAFGSFMGSLSTTPAPMLAAHLINNILQDSKIEPALVNEVILGQVITGGSGQNPARQTLIYAGIPQEVPGYTINKVCGSGLKSIALAANSIMTCDNEIVIAGGQENMSLGMHGSYIRAGAKFGDIKMVDLMQYDGLIDVFSGVFMGITAENIAKQFNISRQEQDEFALSSHKKAAKAQLLGILQDEILPIEVTVKKTTSLFDHDETVRHDTSIEMLSKLRPAFDKNGVVTAGNASSINDGAACVLLVSEKALKKHNLTPLARIVSCASAGVDPRIMGTAPVPASKKALSKAGWSVNDLEVIEVNEAFAAQSIYVNREMKWDIEKVNINGGAIAIGHPIGASGGRILITLIHNLRRAKAKKGLVTLCIGGGLGMSMCVEAV, encoded by the coding sequence ATGACACAACAGGTTTATATAACACATGCCAAAAGGACTGCATTCGGATCATTTATGGGTAGTCTGAGTACAACTCCAGCACCAATGCTAGCTGCTCATTTAATCAATAATATACTGCAAGATAGTAAAATCGAACCTGCTTTAGTAAATGAGGTAATACTTGGGCAAGTAATAACAGGTGGTAGTGGACAGAATCCAGCAAGACAAACTCTGATTTATGCTGGTATACCGCAAGAAGTGCCAGGTTATACGATTAATAAAGTATGCGGCTCAGGTCTTAAAAGTATAGCACTTGCAGCAAATTCAATTATGACATGTGATAATGAAATAGTTATAGCAGGTGGGCAGGAAAATATGTCGCTCGGTATGCACGGTAGTTATATCAGAGCAGGAGCTAAATTCGGTGATATCAAAATGGTTGATCTCATGCAATATGACGGTTTAATAGATGTATTTTCAGGAGTATTTATGGGTATCACTGCCGAAAATATCGCGAAGCAGTTTAATATTAGCCGACAAGAACAGGACGAATTTGCCTTAAGTTCTCACAAGAAAGCTGCTAAAGCACAGTTATTAGGAATTTTACAAGATGAAATCTTGCCTATAGAAGTAACAGTAAAAAAAACTACTAGTTTGTTTGATCATGATGAAACAGTAAGACATGATACAAGCATTGAAATGCTTAGTAAATTACGCCCTGCTTTTGATAAAAATGGTGTAGTTACTGCTGGTAACGCTTCCTCTATTAATGACGGTGCAGCATGTGTCCTGCTTGTTTCAGAAAAAGCTTTGAAAAAACATAATTTAACACCATTAGCTCGTATTGTTTCTTGTGCTTCAGCTGGTGTTGATCCAAGAATTATGGGTACTGCACCTGTGCCGGCATCTAAAAAAGCCTTAAGTAAAGCAGGTTGGAGCGTTAATGATTTAGAAGTTATCGAGGTTAATGAGGCATTTGCAGCACAAAGCATTTATGTAAACCGTGAAATGAAATGGGATATAGAGAAGGTTAACATAAATGGTGGAGCAATAGCAATTGGTCATCCGATTGGTGCAAGCGGTGGACGTATTCTTATAACTTTAATACACAACTTACGAAGAGCTAAGGCTAAAAAAGGCTTAGTGACTTTATGTATCGGTGGTGGTCTTGGTATGTCTATGTGTGTTGAAGCAGTTTAA
- a CDS encoding alpha/beta hydrolase family protein, whose amino-acid sequence MLDHNKLQEYFDLYSNYTKTNNLGNKYLKSGEIVIQAEHYRVLYYSMSSYGLLTRSNNEQYKKLDLQCHTNTFLIIPSIFNSPEIFFLARDKSFIDNLRRYGAVYLIDWLEIEESKYCLDDYVNEIIEVIDFLKIKDINLIGHCIGGNLAIATNVLMPQFIKTLTLLTCPWDFSHFFYIRMLYRYLKLDSCIENLSIVPKIHIQILFFLLSPGCFNAKLKKFFSITSDTEQELAFRIEHWLMSGHNMSKGVYNQIIQNILYENMFINLKWKINNFIIDPSLIDSFVYLVSAENDQIVPKSSILTLQKLFKNSKMIEVKGGHISYLINDKLDKLLQEYTL is encoded by the coding sequence ATGTTAGATCATAATAAACTACAGGAATATTTTGACCTTTATAGTAATTATACAAAGACAAATAATCTAGGTAATAAATATTTAAAATCAGGTGAAATAGTGATTCAAGCAGAGCATTATAGAGTGTTGTATTACTCTATGTCCTCATATGGCTTGTTGACAAGATCCAATAATGAACAATACAAAAAACTAGATTTACAATGTCACACGAATACTTTTCTAATCATCCCATCTATTTTTAACTCACCGGAAATATTTTTTTTAGCTCGTGACAAAAGTTTTATTGATAATTTGAGAAGATACGGTGCAGTTTATTTAATAGATTGGCTAGAGATTGAAGAATCTAAATATTGCCTGGACGACTATGTGAATGAAATAATTGAAGTGATAGATTTTTTGAAAATTAAAGATATTAATTTAATAGGTCATTGTATCGGTGGTAATCTTGCAATAGCTACAAATGTACTTATGCCTCAATTTATAAAAACTCTGACTTTACTTACCTGTCCATGGGATTTTTCTCATTTTTTTTATATAAGAATGTTATATCGTTATTTAAAGCTAGATAGTTGTATAGAAAATTTATCAATAGTACCTAAAATTCATATTCAAATTTTATTTTTTCTTTTATCTCCTGGTTGCTTCAATGCTAAATTAAAAAAATTTTTCTCTATAACTTCTGATACAGAACAAGAATTAGCATTTAGAATAGAGCATTGGCTGATGTCAGGGCATAATATGTCTAAAGGAGTTTATAATCAAATTATACAAAATATTTTGTATGAAAATATGTTTATAAATCTAAAATGGAAAATCAATAATTTTATTATTGATCCAAGTTTAATTGATTCTTTTGTATATCTAGTATCAGCAGAAAATGATCAAATAGTGCCTAAATCTTCCATTTTAACTTTGCAAAAATTATTTAAAAACTCTAAAATGATAGAAGTAAAGGGTGGACATATTAGTTATTTGATAAATGATAAATTAGATAAATTATTGCAGGAGTATACATTATGA
- the tlc5 gene encoding GTP/GDP exchange transporter Tlc5: protein MLSTSQSRSFKNKFRAAFWPVHNYELGKFIPISALMFCILFNQNILRILKDSILISEISAEIAGFAKVYCVTPVAALFVIIYAKMINHLTFEKIFYYLSAFFISCFILFAFVIYPNIHIFHVHPDTLSDWMNKYPHFKWYISLVGNWGYIVYYSLAELWPNIFYVLLFWQFTNELTTTEEAKRFYTLFSLFGNSSLILVGFLMMNLSSEDTIIKKFVSISDSKITLVQVSTTIVAIVAIICCLLVRFISKYIFTNPLFYAKIKKSRSTTQRMGLIKSFKYIAKSKYLWLLLICSAAFGFAINLVEAVWKAKIKELYPTVNTYAEFNSLYILWTGVAIIVMTIIGNNVMRMHNWFVAAVISPVIIMVTGILFFVLIVFDQQILSLFDGAILMSPLALAVSIGGIQNILAKGTKYSIWDTSREMLYIPLDDELKTKGKAAVDVISAKIGKSSSGLVQSIIFTLVPNATFTSISPILMVVFTFVCFAWIYAVRKIYFEYQKIT from the coding sequence ATGCTAAGTACCTCACAGTCACGATCATTTAAAAACAAATTTAGAGCGGCATTTTGGCCTGTGCATAATTACGAACTTGGGAAATTTATTCCGATCAGCGCATTAATGTTTTGTATTTTATTTAATCAAAATATTTTGCGAATCTTAAAAGATAGTATTCTAATCTCTGAGATTAGTGCAGAAATAGCAGGGTTTGCTAAAGTTTACTGTGTTACACCTGTAGCTGCTTTGTTTGTTATTATTTATGCTAAAATGATCAATCATTTAACATTTGAAAAAATCTTTTACTATTTAAGTGCATTTTTTATAAGCTGTTTTATTTTATTTGCCTTTGTTATTTATCCTAATATTCATATTTTTCATGTACATCCTGATACACTATCAGACTGGATGAACAAATATCCTCATTTTAAGTGGTATATCTCATTAGTAGGGAATTGGGGTTATATAGTATATTATAGCCTTGCTGAACTTTGGCCTAATATTTTTTACGTATTATTATTTTGGCAGTTTACTAATGAACTTACTACTACCGAAGAAGCAAAAAGATTTTATACTCTCTTTTCACTATTCGGCAACTCTTCTTTAATATTAGTCGGCTTTTTAATGATGAATTTATCATCGGAAGATACTATTATTAAGAAATTTGTAAGTATCTCAGATAGTAAAATCACTTTAGTTCAAGTATCAACGACTATTGTAGCAATTGTTGCAATCATTTGTTGTTTGTTAGTTAGGTTTATTAGCAAGTATATTTTTACTAATCCGTTATTTTATGCTAAAATAAAAAAAAGTAGATCAACTACACAACGAATGGGATTAATTAAAAGCTTTAAATATATTGCGAAATCAAAATATTTATGGTTACTTTTAATTTGTTCTGCAGCTTTCGGCTTTGCTATAAACTTAGTCGAAGCAGTATGGAAAGCAAAAATTAAGGAATTATACCCGACTGTAAATACATACGCTGAATTTAATAGTCTGTATATACTTTGGACAGGTGTTGCAATAATTGTTATGACAATCATCGGTAATAACGTCATGCGTATGCATAATTGGTTTGTAGCCGCAGTTATTTCCCCAGTTATAATAATGGTAACAGGAATTTTGTTCTTTGTACTAATCGTCTTTGATCAACAAATTTTATCATTATTTGATGGTGCGATTTTAATGTCCCCTCTTGCACTTGCTGTTTCTATTGGCGGTATTCAGAATATTTTAGCCAAAGGCACTAAATATTCTATATGGGATACTTCAAGAGAAATGTTATATATACCACTTGATGATGAATTAAAAACAAAGGGTAAAGCAGCAGTTGATGTTATAAGTGCAAAAATTGGCAAATCCTCTAGTGGTCTTGTGCAATCCATTATTTTTACTTTAGTTCCAAACGCCACATTTACTTCAATCTCACCGATCTTAATGGTAGTATTTACATTCGTATGCTTTGCTTGGATTTATGCAGTAAGAAAAATATATTTTGAATATCAAAAAATAACCTAA
- the tlyC gene encoding hemolysin C, whose protein sequence is MLKSSKKEDSSSKKNQDNKLIFIVRQLFYLIKHLFSKTKTPDNFFGIIKRLKINSKKMSLDECNILANLLQLENKTVEDIMVPRSDIVAIKLTTNLAELSESIKIEVPHTRTLIYDGTLDNVVGFIHIKDLFKALATKQNSTLKRLIRKHIIAAPSMKLLDLLAKMRRERTHIAIVVDEYGGTDGLVTIEDLIEEIVGRIDDEHDQQLDSTNFKVINNSTIIANARIEVELLEEIIKEKIKNDDDEFDTIGGLVLTRVSSVPAIGTRIDISENIEIEVIDATPRSLKQVKIRLKNGLNRDSFNLT, encoded by the coding sequence ATGTTAAAATCTTCAAAAAAAGAAGATTCTAGTAGTAAAAAAAATCAAGATAATAAATTAATTTTTATTGTACGACAATTATTCTATCTGATAAAACATCTTTTTAGCAAAACAAAAACGCCTGATAATTTTTTTGGTATTATAAAGCGTCTTAAAATTAATAGCAAAAAAATGTCTTTAGATGAGTGTAATATTTTAGCTAATTTATTGCAGTTGGAAAATAAAACTGTTGAAGATATAATGGTACCGCGTTCTGATATTGTCGCAATAAAATTAACTACGAATCTAGCAGAATTAAGTGAGTCTATTAAGATAGAAGTCCCACATACACGAACACTTATATATGACGGCACTTTGGACAATGTAGTAGGGTTCATTCATATAAAGGATTTATTTAAAGCATTAGCTACAAAGCAAAATAGTACTTTAAAAAGACTTATACGTAAACATATAATTGCAGCTCCTTCTATGAAATTATTGGATTTGTTAGCAAAAATGCGTCGTGAGAGAACACATATTGCAATAGTTGTAGATGAGTATGGTGGTACTGATGGTTTAGTTACTATTGAAGATCTAATAGAAGAAATAGTAGGGCGAATAGATGATGAACATGATCAGCAGTTAGATAGCACTAATTTCAAAGTTATTAATAATTCAACAATTATTGCGAATGCGCGTATTGAAGTAGAATTGCTTGAAGAAATAATAAAAGAAAAGATAAAAAATGATGATGATGAGTTTGATACAATAGGTGGACTTGTGTTGACTAGGGTTAGTAGTGTTCCAGCTATTGGTACTAGAATAGATATTTCAGAAAATATTGAAATTGAAGTGATAGATGCAACTCCTCGTTCCTTAAAACAAGTCAAAATTAGATTAAAAAACGGTTTGAATCGTGATAGTTTTAATTTAACATAA
- the ybeY gene encoding rRNA maturation RNase YbeY yields MINVEIVRNYNKWREHRKINKGLIKKITQNVLVRFDHFDKIKQFELSILLTNTAEILTLNQQFRSIEKATNVLSFPNNELNWHNLYSKLEFLYYSDYMHLGDIAFCYEVIYNESCEQQKTFENHFIHMLIHSILHLIGFDHQNDTDANIMESLEIEILSYFGIPSPY; encoded by the coding sequence ATGATAAACGTAGAAATTGTAAGAAACTACAATAAATGGCGTGAGCATCGCAAAATAAATAAGGGTTTAATCAAAAAAATAACTCAAAATGTTTTAGTACGATTTGATCATTTTGATAAAATAAAACAATTTGAATTATCAATTTTACTCACAAATACTGCAGAAATATTGACCTTAAATCAGCAATTTCGTAGTATAGAAAAAGCTACTAACGTTCTTTCTTTCCCAAATAACGAATTAAATTGGCATAATTTATATTCTAAACTTGAATTTTTATATTACTCTGATTATATGCATTTAGGTGATATAGCATTTTGTTATGAGGTAATATATAATGAATCGTGCGAGCAACAGAAAACTTTTGAAAATCATTTTATTCATATGTTAATACATAGTATTTTACACTTAATTGGATTTGATCATCAAAATGATACAGACGCAAATATTATGGAAAGTCTAGAAATTGAAATATTATCATATTTCGGTATTCCTTCTCCTTATTAA
- the lipA gene encoding lipoyl synthase: MTNVNRRPDWIKVKAPNSAEYYNTKDLIKNLRLNTVCEEAACPNIGECWSRKHATVMILGSVCTRACRFCNVKTGRPDLLDPHEPRRLAEAVQKLNLNHVVITSVDRDDLEDGGASHFAECINEIRRSSPNTTIEILTPDFLRKAGAVEVIANSKPDVFNHNVETVPSLYKTIRPGARYYNSLSLLHNIKKLSPEIFTKSGMMVGLGEEINEVVQVMDDLREANVDFLTIGQYLQPTKSHAEVIKYVTPEEFKYLERIAKTKGFLMVSATPLTRSSYHADKDFQKLKENYNIRLASM; the protein is encoded by the coding sequence ATGACTAATGTAAACAGAAGACCAGATTGGATAAAAGTAAAAGCTCCTAATTCTGCAGAGTATTATAATACAAAAGATTTAATAAAGAATTTGAGATTAAATACTGTGTGTGAAGAAGCTGCTTGTCCTAATATTGGTGAGTGTTGGTCGAGGAAACATGCCACCGTGATGATTTTAGGTTCAGTTTGTACTAGAGCTTGTAGATTTTGTAATGTCAAAACGGGTAGACCGGATTTACTTGATCCACACGAACCGCGAAGGTTAGCAGAAGCAGTACAAAAGTTAAATTTGAATCATGTAGTAATTACTTCTGTTGATCGTGATGATCTTGAAGACGGTGGAGCTTCACATTTTGCTGAGTGTATTAATGAAATTAGAAGGTCATCACCAAATACTACTATAGAGATTCTTACACCTGATTTTTTAAGAAAAGCAGGAGCAGTCGAAGTAATAGCAAATTCAAAGCCTGATGTTTTTAATCATAATGTCGAAACAGTACCATCTTTATATAAAACGATTAGACCTGGAGCTAGGTATTATAATTCTTTAAGCTTACTTCACAATATTAAAAAATTATCTCCTGAAATTTTTACAAAATCTGGTATGATGGTAGGGCTTGGTGAAGAAATAAATGAAGTAGTGCAGGTTATGGATGATTTAAGAGAAGCAAATGTTGATTTTTTAACTATTGGGCAGTATCTTCAACCTACTAAAAGTCATGCTGAGGTCATAAAATACGTTACTCCTGAAGAATTTAAATATTTAGAGCGAATAGCAAAAACAAAAGGATTCTTAATGGTGTCTGCAACTCCGTTAACACGTTCTTCATACCATGCAGATAAGGATTTTCAAAAATTAAAAGAGAATTATAATATAAGGCTTGCATCAATGTAA
- the glyA gene encoding serine hydroxymethyltransferase has protein sequence MNILNNNLYGMDKEIYEIIKNEKLRQNNVIELIASENFVSSAVLEAQGSILTNKYAEGYPSKRFYNGCDEVDKAEVLAIERAKKLFNCKYANVQPHSGSQANQAVYLALLQPCDTILGMSLDSGGHLTHGAAPNISGKWFNTVAYNVDKETYLIDYDEIKRLAVLHNPKLLIAGFSAYPRKIDFARFREIADKVGAYLMADIAHIAGLVATGEHQSPIPYAHVVTSTTHKTLRGPRGGLILSDYEEIGKKINSALFPGLQGGPLMHVIAAKAVAFLENLQPEYKCYIKQVISNAKALAISLQERGYDILTGGTDNHIVLVDLRKDGITGKCAANSLDRAGITCNKNAIPFDTTSPFVTSGIRFGTSACTTKGFKEKDFVLIGHMVAEILDGLKNNEDNSKTEQKVLSEVKKLIKLFPFYD, from the coding sequence ATGAATATTTTAAATAATAATTTGTATGGAATGGATAAAGAAATTTATGAAATAATCAAGAATGAGAAGCTTCGTCAAAATAACGTAATTGAGCTTATTGCATCAGAGAATTTTGTAAGTTCTGCTGTGCTTGAAGCTCAAGGCTCGATTCTGACTAATAAATATGCGGAAGGGTACCCAAGCAAGCGTTTTTATAATGGTTGTGATGAAGTTGATAAAGCTGAAGTTTTAGCTATAGAACGTGCAAAGAAATTATTTAACTGTAAATATGCAAATGTGCAACCTCATTCAGGCTCGCAAGCAAACCAAGCTGTGTATCTTGCTTTATTACAACCGTGTGATACAATTCTTGGTATGTCCTTAGATAGTGGTGGACATCTAACGCATGGTGCAGCCCCTAATATATCTGGTAAATGGTTTAACACTGTTGCATATAATGTAGATAAAGAAACTTATTTAATTGATTATGATGAGATTAAACGCTTAGCTGTGTTACATAATCCAAAATTGCTTATAGCAGGTTTTTCTGCCTATCCTCGTAAAATTGATTTTGCAAGATTTAGAGAAATAGCGGATAAAGTTGGAGCATATCTTATGGCAGATATTGCACATATTGCAGGGCTTGTTGCTACAGGAGAGCATCAAAGCCCTATTCCATATGCTCACGTAGTTACCTCTACAACTCATAAAACCCTTAGAGGGCCAAGGGGAGGTTTAATCTTATCTGATTATGAAGAGATAGGTAAAAAAATAAATTCTGCATTATTCCCAGGGTTACAAGGTGGTCCACTAATGCATGTAATTGCTGCAAAAGCAGTAGCATTTTTAGAAAATTTGCAGCCTGAATATAAATGTTATATCAAGCAGGTAATAAGTAACGCTAAAGCTTTAGCAATTAGCCTGCAAGAAAGAGGATATGATATATTAACAGGTGGTACTGACAATCATATTGTTTTAGTAGATTTGCGTAAAGACGGGATCACCGGTAAGTGTGCTGCAAATTCTTTAGATAGAGCAGGAATTACTTGTAATAAGAATGCTATTCCGTTTGATACAACTTCACCTTTTGTCACTTCTGGTATTCGTTTTGGCACTTCTGCATGTACTACTAAAGGCTTTAAAGAAAAGGATTTTGTATTAATTGGTCATATGGTAGCAGAGATTTTAGACGGCTTAAAGAATAATGAAGATAATAGTAAAACTGAACAGAAAGTATTGAGTGAAGTAAAAAAGCTAATTAAGTTATTTCCATTTTATGACTAA
- a CDS encoding dienelactone hydrolase family protein, whose translation MNKYLEYPEVESKETPPQKLVVLLHGIGSDGHDLIGLVPYIKNDLQNCHFISPHGIEDYDMMPYGRQWFSLRDRSPHIIATLIANNISKLEDIIREKQTELNLTNKDTVIIGFSQGTMIGLYLTLVQQAPFFCTIGFAGALIPPMKINNKLTPICLIHGALDQVIDVSEMYNASNYLSKLNIEHSVHKLTSLAHSIDGRGLEIAINFINTCHNMV comes from the coding sequence ATGAACAAATATTTAGAATATCCGGAAGTAGAAAGTAAAGAGACACCACCGCAGAAACTAGTAGTATTACTGCACGGTATCGGCTCAGATGGACATGATTTAATAGGACTTGTGCCTTATATCAAAAATGATTTACAAAATTGTCATTTTATCTCTCCGCATGGTATTGAGGATTACGATATGATGCCTTATGGTAGACAATGGTTTAGTTTGCGAGATCGTAGTCCGCATATTATAGCAACGCTCATCGCAAATAATATTTCTAAACTTGAGGATATAATAAGAGAAAAACAGACAGAGTTAAATCTTACTAATAAAGATACTGTAATTATTGGTTTTTCTCAAGGTACTATGATTGGTTTATATTTAACTCTGGTTCAACAAGCGCCGTTTTTTTGTACTATAGGTTTTGCTGGTGCGTTAATTCCACCTATGAAAATTAATAATAAGCTTACTCCTATATGTTTGATTCATGGAGCATTAGACCAGGTTATCGATGTTAGTGAGATGTATAATGCGTCAAACTATTTATCTAAGTTAAATATAGAGCATAGTGTGCATAAATTGACTTCTCTTGCTCACTCAATAGATGGACGAGGGCTTGAAATTGCGATTAATTTTATCAATACATGTCATAACATGGTTTGA
- the grxD gene encoding Grx4 family monothiol glutaredoxin, with product MMENKNLKFIQNAIKKNKVVLFMKGTKEMPACGFSGTVVAILNKLGVEFSDINVLFDTSLREDLKKFSDWPTFPQLYINGELVGGCDIVKELYQNGELEKMLKDETKLIKN from the coding sequence ATGATGGAAAATAAAAATTTAAAATTTATACAAAATGCAATAAAAAAGAACAAAGTAGTATTGTTCATGAAAGGTACTAAGGAAATGCCTGCATGCGGGTTTTCAGGTACTGTAGTAGCTATTTTGAATAAATTAGGTGTAGAATTTAGTGATATTAATGTACTTTTTGATACTTCATTACGTGAAGATTTAAAAAAATTTAGCGATTGGCCGACATTTCCACAGTTATATATCAATGGTGAATTAGTAGGTGGGTGTGATATTGTTAAAGAGTTATACCAAAATGGTGAACTTGAGAAGATGCTTAAAGATGAGACTAAGTTGATTAAAAATTGA
- the nth gene encoding endonuclease III: MQAQIVNKIFEIFSKNNPKPQTALIYKNDFTLLVAVILSARATDISVNLVTKHLFETYNTPEKILALGEEGLKKYIKSIGLFNSKAKNIIASCQILIKNYQASIPNDFKELVKLPGVGRKTANVVLNCLFAMPTMAVDTHVFRVSKRIGLAKGNTTVIVEKELLQIIDEKWLTHAHHWLVLHGRYICKARKPSCRICHIKEYCEYYINTFAS; encoded by the coding sequence ATGCAAGCACAAATAGTGAATAAAATTTTTGAGATTTTTAGCAAAAATAATCCAAAGCCACAAACTGCATTAATATATAAGAATGACTTTACCTTATTGGTGGCAGTAATATTATCGGCTCGAGCTACTGATATATCAGTAAATTTAGTGACGAAACACTTATTTGAAACTTATAATACACCAGAAAAAATTTTAGCACTAGGTGAAGAAGGACTGAAAAAATATATAAAATCTATAGGGTTATTTAATAGCAAAGCAAAAAATATTATCGCATCATGTCAAATATTGATAAAAAATTATCAAGCTTCAATACCAAATGATTTTAAGGAATTAGTTAAACTACCAGGAGTTGGCAGAAAAACTGCAAACGTTGTACTAAATTGTCTTTTTGCTATGCCTACAATGGCAGTTGATACACATGTTTTTAGAGTATCAAAAAGGATTGGACTTGCGAAAGGCAATACTACTGTAATAGTAGAAAAAGAGCTATTACAAATTATCGATGAGAAATGGCTAACACATGCCCATCACTGGCTAGTTCTACATGGAAGATATATTTGTAAAGCGAGAAAACCAAGTTGTCGCATCTGCCATATTAAAGAATACTGTGAGTATTATATAAATACATTTGCAAGTTAA
- the rsmI gene encoding 16S rRNA (cytidine(1402)-2'-O)-methyltransferase, translating into MILKSGLYIVSTPIGNFEDITLRAISTLKNSDIILCEDTRISQKLLVKHDIITKLQIYNDHSDYKDREYIISLIKAGHVVSLISDAGTPLISDPGYKLVRDLRNLNYYIEVVPGVSAPITALTLSSLPTDRFLFCGFLPKTIESKKKIFSELVNLKATLIFFDTASRLINTLSLAKEIFGKREICVARELTKIYQEIKTGDIDAIIEFYKKNILKGEIVLLISGNVQEQYKHINLEKFIEFCLSKNLSSKTTIELAYDKFKDVYSKKEIYRVVVHKNLQL; encoded by the coding sequence ATGATTTTAAAATCAGGATTATATATTGTTTCAACACCAATAGGTAACTTTGAAGATATAACACTTCGTGCTATCTCAACTTTAAAAAATTCAGATATTATCTTATGCGAGGATACTAGAATATCACAAAAATTGCTAGTAAAACATGATATTATTACTAAATTACAAATTTATAATGATCATAGTGATTATAAAGATAGGGAATATATTATAAGTCTTATAAAAGCAGGTCATGTAGTAAGTTTAATTTCTGATGCAGGAACTCCTTTAATTTCCGATCCTGGTTATAAATTAGTTAGAGATTTGCGTAATCTTAACTATTATATAGAAGTAGTACCTGGAGTATCAGCACCGATTACTGCCTTAACTTTATCTTCACTTCCTACAGATCGATTTTTATTTTGTGGGTTTTTACCTAAAACTATAGAAAGTAAGAAAAAGATTTTTTCTGAACTAGTAAATCTCAAGGCTACTTTAATTTTCTTTGATACAGCCTCTCGTTTGATAAACACGTTATCATTAGCTAAAGAAATATTTGGAAAGCGAGAAATATGTGTAGCTCGTGAGTTAACTAAAATATATCAAGAAATAAAAACAGGTGATATAGATGCAATAATAGAGTTTTATAAAAAAAATATTTTAAAAGGTGAGATAGTATTATTGATTTCAGGAAATGTACAAGAACAATATAAACACATAAATTTAGAAAAATTTATAGAATTTTGCTTAAGTAAAAACTTAAGTAGCAAAACCACTATCGAACTTGCTTATGATAAATTCAAAGATGTGTATAGTAAAAAAGAGATATATAGAGTAGTAGTACACAAAAATTTACAGCTTTAA